From Argopecten irradians isolate NY chromosome 12, Ai_NY, whole genome shotgun sequence, one genomic window encodes:
- the LOC138336086 gene encoding dolichol-phosphate mannosyltransferase subunit 3-like: MSGIPKLFQWLFGVGSFLAVWLSFVLNYIETDLSNSYKDVILFLPLYLLIAFACVSLAIIGYRVAIFNDCVEASEELQQQIEEAKADLKKKGFKFVES, translated from the exons ATGTCAGGG ATACCCAAACTCTTCCAGTGGCTGTTTGGGGTAGGGTCTTTTTTGGCAGTGTGGCTTAGCTTTGTTCTGAACTACATAGAGACAGATTTGTCCAATTCATATAAAGATGTCATTTTGTTT cTTCCCTTATATTTGTTAATTGCTTTTGCT TGCGTCTCCTTAGCCATTATAGGATACAGAGTGGCCATATTTAATGACTGTGTTGAGGCTTCAGAAGAATTACAGCAG CAAATTGAAGAAGCCAAAGCAGACTTAAAGAAAAAAGGTTTCAAGTTTGTGGAGTCCTGA
- the LOC138336080 gene encoding uncharacterized protein, whose product MLGLTSILHGEESSDTGPLLTEIKQEAPYDSGYLSPGPLVQRSAVPSGQMALLSQTQTSPVKQMMSHVDNLQKPPVYEDVGISEEWEKDFFANFEENLFSLDLDDQVLDDILKSPKGKVALKEIINSPKGKSIMNSPKGKKLKERMRLFDTHPGQEQYTSIVEHNQGILCPTDTNKPGITPMKPDAQRALKMSKRKLSMGTINQPLKTSVSKSLPTLAPAPKENTQPVVWPSQERLKFARSNFKDILKKAVQQAENAEAAYRAQQKRTHSSTSATAKTGRRQKAKADKYPQISKALSRPSLVNDEDDQQPTRKSERMSAGMLLSGCNLQDYCYNPEEEDDDDEDWCGDLPFTGFKQATKRRKKPVTGQTKRRKGSNSQNTMRYGKLY is encoded by the coding sequence ATGTTAGGATTAACGTCAATTCTGCATGGAGAGGAGTCCTCTGATACTGGACCACTTCTAACCGAGATCAAACAGGAAGCACCTTATGACAGTGGCTATCTTTCCCCTGGTCCATTAGTACAGAGATCTGCTGTTCCATCGGGACAGATGGCACTACTTTCACAAACACAGACAAGTCCGGTCAAGCAAATGATGTCACATGTAGACAATCTACAAAAACCACCAGTGTACGAAGATGTTGGAATCTCTGAAGAATGGGAAAAGGACTTCTTTgctaattttgaagaaaatctaTTTAGTTTGGATCTTGACGACCAAGTGTTAGATGACATTCTGAAGTCACCAAAAGGCAAGGTGGCTTTGAAAGAAATTATTAACTCTCCGAAAGGAAAGAGTATAATGAACTCGCCGAAgggaaaaaaattgaaagagAGGATGAGGTTGTTTGATACACATCCAGGTCAGGAACAATATACATCTATAGTGGAACACAATCAAGGGATTCTTTGTCCAACAGATACAAACAAGCCTGGAATCACTCCTATGAAACCTGATGCTCAGCGAGCCTTGAAAATGTCCAAGAGAAAATTAAGTATGGGAACAATCAACCAGCCGTTAAAGACGTCTGTTTCCAAATCTCTTCCAACTCTCGCACCTGCTCCCAAAGAAAATACTCAACCTGTTGTCTGGCCTTCACAGGAGCGACTGAAATTTGCCCGCAGtaatttcaaagacattttGAAGAAGGCCGTACAACAAGCAGAAAATGCGGAAGCTGCATATAGAGCTCAGCAAAAAAGGACGCATTCATCAACATCTGCCACAGCAAAGACAGGTAGACGTCAGAAAGCAAAGGCTGATAAATACCCTCAAATATCAAAGGCGTTGTCGCGCCCCAGCCTTGTAAATGATGAAGATGATCAACAACCAACACGCAAGTCTGAGAGGATGTCTGCAGGGATGCTGTTGTCAGGATGTAATCTACAGGATTACTGTTACAACCCTGAGGAGGAGGATGACGACGATGAAGATTGGTGCGGAGACTTGCCATTCACAGGCTTCAAACAGGCCACAAAGAGAAGGAAAAAGCCGGTCACTGGTCAAACTAAGCGACGGAAAGGTTCAAATTCACAGAACACAATGAGATATGGAAAATTATATTAG
- the LOC138336971 gene encoding uncharacterized protein produces the protein MRTYKEPKRIDKPRVREPGIVNPDYVNRIAASYHQKNNVIPDGSSNNDTDPSGTNHHCDDVSSPKSSEDSATCTIQEELTPGTEKDEAENVQCKDLDNGLGEGVSPISDDNPCGNEIETESVEKSVLSLPSPPECRSEILDQVMNNVISEKTDIEVSSPHSNNTATKKRKTTKPKPKQSENSDTKKSVKATKKKSSPKTPKAKDLIHSELKDAVHSELNGTDELKEDIDVTELITHDPSPPKKKKSNKSLPSKKTEKKTSKSKEKVADIENVIEDLNVTEKDDLDTSSRSDASSPRVSKRTPKRNRKYHSEEEDDWPIKEDSESGKKKDNISKSPGSKKSPIRKRKLPFEDDEIEEEEEVMAAASPEEVIVKKPVKKKRKKKPEEQTKSDEGTIGEKDTAMDSSVVEDAETKPETVQKKVKKPKKKAAAKSPKTAVNENIPPMDIANGVNNVNNGLDKTSQESKVLATDPDGIEPNSSENRESVDTKSNTIVNKKVDTPDVKKKKKVAKKTKVTPAGELKTFTDVKDEEGSSSEVKKETNQEACDKPDVNPSEVKKKTPKKKKNTVKNQEIKNQESVSDEKKDVDIKEESLEKVEDSAKEAKEENEETEKADGNSQLPAIPVVKRPPVVITCQHCGHVSHSKGANTRHLRKCVVSILKGEGPMSPTRASSSGIESGDKTNGPAENGEDIKDVKTTMLLQNQEIKKIETGTAGEAQYKCQHCSYATPKRAMLARHMRTHGIYVCLRCTFISDTHDSLKDHCHREHKDRTDFKLCRKCSRYVKCTEVTLEKHMEECAGPVPFICTHCSKEFKYESSLKSHIIRHNPDAPKRFHCEKCSYESNYKANLKKHMANIHGEKVKHVRCVHPDCEKMFYTEDSMRRHLKWHSEERPFKCPNCDKRFKTNTALRGHKVIHDPSRPFKCNINDCTKDFRSKKHLKNHQEEFHQIADKKFMCSQEACTFAFFKRSHLERHLITHTGERKFGCRICGRAFRHADNLKIHMRQHTNEKPVKCDLCDFACRQKSSLQYHLRKFHNIIPPSKEASNHAVAIDGVRKPASATVVSSASGQDSNGSQLQDKKPLSPINRSQNPMDLYEFKSDDEMDSDALLPLFQDKSLKSFRVNSVDKSENQKPVVMEDNDPEQDAPLDVPTDQENEEKPGSQESHDDNLPTGQDNVKEEQKKPETTKKKAVKKKKKAKVVKENEKVEEEVAKSTEEIQDSNVKDDAETEEVIGPADVADDMSETVTEVVKPKPKGKGKGKKKSIPKGTSPKAAASKGTPPKATSPKGTKTNSPKSATPKSSTPKASTPKSSTPKSPKAAVSKAAASKAAKGKKTPAAKKGRKAKVEPEDEPPAIAETKPAPKRSPRTKAAASKKGPGGRKKPKAKKKKKEPEVAEDLDETDEYREDDDEEEEKEKTSFDLSYKDNSKEVEDIGREEDLGDPAFVDVIKYVEEHSMLSESDKQEQPPPKEADEESLPAVEESDEKPEEDVEENALDVTATEKSSKEEEEIVTETVTDPAVAVTEPLSDIQSKVDEESDRMSSGIDTDFEEELKPPPAPRPPPVVDSDEADIESGPEDIDTPGRDFESTPPKSVANSENIHSVQSHSGGEPRLESDFGDNISQPLSQPYRRSESQPDSGSEVKRDCDPLNALTVGISKTEPDDLSKQAPLADGVAPSVVAAPTTGDFGGSQSESTMPEVDKEYLGQYLQQFDSTTRSEDEVSRLDRLDTTADRAIDIPPTPQDKDLPPLNLSATAPPLNLTTTPEIPSEEIPSQPVQGTDMSNKRMEILECDRQHENHYQPSRSVSPLRPSERIPDNVYDSLSAITSYIPTQTPTPSTRETPVIRQTENIFPPVTASTSTTSTSSSFMRFTENDALLQRQRMTTPFLAQSDPNALQNLHRMADSALASHSNSASSLLRRPTTVPPREDMFPGPTAQTMARNPFNSWAGVAGQEVRPAHWSQTPYLQRDRPANSTSSPLFSKDNYLMFDHSRRSVAERNMFPGLTQSTTRPEIPHETFPMERFDFGYFGSHGYPTAPSLQEYTRTQCGTTQKTLEEQYRRTASGITDFPRAFPQTSTSEMFSSINMNTSFNLDKYMYNREPIYHPQHMGDSTNSPFLPHGVAPQHTMFDRDYPPRGFYQNSPYSFVNSMNDKQYAAAAAASAKLTHPTGSGVTQERDFVPRPNTGAAAAPDNQIQDPYRNPLLYNMMNRYTFE, from the exons ATGAGGACATACAAGGAGCCAAAGCGGATAGATAAGCCCCGCGTCCGGGAGCCTGGGATTGTCAATCCTGACTATGTGAACCGCATAGCAGCAAGTTATCACcagaaaaataatgttattcCAGACGGTAGTAGCAACAATGATACAGATCCTTCAGGGACTAATCACCACTGTGATGATGTCAGCAGTCCAAAGAGCAGTGAAGATAGCGCCACCTGTACTATTCAAGAGGAGCTAACTCCAGGAACGGAGAAGGATGAAGCAGAAAATGTGCAATGCAAAGATCTTGATAATGGCCTTGGTGAGGGTGTAAGTCCCATTAGTGACGATAACCCATGTGGCAATGAAATCGAGACTGAGTCCGTGGAAAAATCTGTGCTCTCGCTACCATCACCTCCCGAATGCAGGTCTGAAATCTTAGATCAAGTGATGAACAATGTAATTAGTGAAAAAACTGACATAGAAGTTTCAAGTCCTCATAGCAATAACACTGCTACAAAGAAGAGAAAAACAACCAAACCAAAGCCTAAACAGTCTGAGAACTCTGACACAAAGAAATCTGTAAAGGCAACCAAAAAGAAATCATCACCCAAAACACCTAAAGCTAAAGACTTGATTCATAGTGAATTGAAAGATGCAGTGCACAGTGAATTAAATGGTACAGATGAACTCAAAGAGGATATCGATGTAACAGAACTTATCACACATGATCCTTCCCCACCAAAGAAAAAGAAATCCAACAAATCATTGCCTTCCAAAAAAACGGAGAAAAAGAcatcaaaatcaaaagaaaaagtaGCTGATATTGAAAATGTTATCGAAGATTTAAATGTAACTGAAAAAGATGACTTGGACACTTCTAGTAGGTCTGATGCATCCTCACCAAGGGTGTCTAAACGGACTCCCAAGAGGAACCGAAAGTACCATAGTGAGGAGGAAGATGATTGGCCAATAAAGGAGGATTCAGAAtctggaaaaaagaaagataacaTCAGCAAATCACCCGGCTCTAAAAAGTCTCCCATCAGAAAGCGAAAGCTGCCATTTGAGGATGATGAAATTGAGGAGGAAGAGGAAGTTATGGCAGCTGCTTCACCTGAAGAAGTCATAGTAAAAAAACCAGTAAAGAAAAAACGAAAGAAAAAACCTGAAGAACAAACGAAATCGGATGAAGGTACAATAGGGGAAAAAGATACTGCAATGGATAGTAGTGTAGTTGAAGATGCTGAGACAAAACCAGAAACTGTTCAGAAAAAAGTGAAGAAACCTAAAAAGAAAGCTGCCGCTAAATCTCCAAAGACAGCTGTGAATGAAAATATTCCTCCAATGGACATAGCTAATGGAGTGAACAATGTCAATAACGGTTTAGATAAAACAAGTCAGGAGAGTAAAGTTCTTGCCACCGATCCTGATGGCATTGAACCAAATAGTTCAGAGAACAGAGAGTCAGTGGATACTAAATCAAACACAATTGTCAACAAAAAAGTTGACACACCTGatgttaaaaagaaaaagaaagtagCAAAAAAGACAAAAGTAACTCCAGCGGGAGAATTAAAAACCTTCACTGATGTGAAAGATGAAGAGGGTAGTAGTTCTGAAGTTAAGAAAGAGACAAATCAGGAAGCTTGTGATAAACCAGATGTGAATCCGTCAGAAGTGAAAAAGAAAACGCccaaaaagaaaaagaacacAGTTAAAAATCAGGAGATTAAAAATCAAGAAAGTGTGAGTGATGAAAAGAAGGACGTTGATATAAAGGAAGAAAGTCTAGAAAAAGTGGAAGATTCTGCTAAAGAAGCGAAAGAGGAAAATGAAGAGACTGAAAAGGCAGACGGTAATTCTCAGCTGCCAGCTATTCCAGTTGTAAAGCGACCCCCTGTGGTGATAACATGTCAACACTGTGGTCATGTATCGCACAGTAAGGGTGCAAATACCCGTCATCTTCGTAAGTGTGTGGTTAGTATCCTCAAGGGGGAGGGACCTATGTCACCGACCCGGGCCAGCTCAAGTGGAATAGAGTCTGGTGATAAGACTAATGGACCTGCTGAAAATGGGGAGGACATCAAGGATGTGAAAACTACAATGTTATTACAAAACCAAGAGATAAAAAAGATAGAAACAGGCACTGCCGGAGAGGCTCAGTATAAATGTCAGCATTGTTCATATGCGACACCGAAACGGGCCATGCTTGCTCGCCATATGAGGACTCAcggtatatatgtgtgtttgcGATGCACATTCATTTCTGACACTCACGATAGCCTCAAGGACCACTGTCACAGGGAGCACAAAGACAGAACAGACTTTAAGTTGTGTCGAAAGTGTAGTCGTTACGTGAAATGTACGGAAGTAACTTTGGAAAAACACATGGAGGAATGCGCGGGGCCGGTCCCTTTCATTTGTACTCACTGCAGCAAAGAATTCAAATATGAATCATCTCTTAAATCCCATATCATACGCCATAATCCAGATGCACCTAAACGCTTCCATTGTGAAAAGTGCAGCTATGAATCGAACTACAAAGCCAACCTTAAAAAACATATGGCTAATATCCACGGAGAAAAGGTCAAGCATGTGCGTTGTGTGCATCCAGACTGTGAGAAAATGTTTTACACAGAAGACAGTATGCGAAGACATTTGAAATGGCATTCAGAGGAACGGCCTTTTAAGTGCCCAAATTGTGACAAACGATTCAAAACAAACACTGCCCTACGAGGCCACAAGGTAATACATGACCCTTCTCGCCCATTTAAGTGCAATATTAATGATTGTACAAAGGATTTCCGATCcaagaaacatttaaaaaatcatcAAGAAGAATTCCATCAAATTGCTGACAAGAAATTCATGTGTAGTCAGGAAGCATGTACTTTTGCATTCTTCAAAAGGAGTCACTTAGAGCGTCATCTCATCACACATAcag GTGAACGGAAGTTTGGTTGTCGTATCTGTGGCAGAGCTTTTCGACATGCGGACAATTTGAAAATACATATGCGACAGCATACAAATGAGAAACCAGTGAAATGTGACTTATGTGACTTTGCATGTCGACAGAAAAGCTCACTACAGTATCATCTGCGCAAGTTCCATAATATCATCCCTCCCTCCAAGGAAGCATCTAACCATGCTGTAGCCATTGACGGAGTTCGTAAACCAGCATCTGCAACAGTGGTCAGCAGTGCTAGTGGTCAGGACAGTAATGGCTCCCAGCTACAAGACAAAAAGCCTTTGTCTCCGATTAACAGGTCTCAGAATCCGATGGACTTGTACGAGTTTAAGTCGGATGATGAAATGGACAGCGATGCACTGCTGCCATTGTTCCAGGACAAGTCCCTGAAGTCGTTTAGAGTTAACAGTGTTGACAAGAGTGAAAACCAGAAACCAGTTGTGATGGAGGACAATGATCCAGAGCAGGATGCTCCATTAGACGTGCCAACAGACCAAGAAAATGAGGAGAAGCCAGGTAGTCAAGAATCTCATGATGATAACTTGCCTACTGGTCAAGATAATGTGAAAGAGGAACAAAAGAAACCTGAAACAACAAAGAAGAAGGCtgtcaaaaagaaaaagaaagcgAAGGTAGTAAAGGAGAATGAAAAGGTTGAGGAAGAAGTTGCAAAATCAACTGAAGAAATACAAGATTCTAATGTGAAAGATGATGCTGAAACTGAAGAGGTAATTGGTCCAGCTGATGTAGCTGATGATATGTCTGAGACTGTTACTGAAGTAGTTAAGCCCAAACCAAAGGGAAAGGGCAAGGGCAAGAAAAAGTCTATTCCAAAGGGCACATCACCAAAGGCAGCTGCTTCTAAAGGCACCCCACCAAAGGCGACCTCTCCGAAAGGCACGAAGACAAACTCCCCAAAATCTGCCACTCCAAAATCCTCTACACCAAAAGCTTCAACACCAAAATCAAGTACACCCAAGTCACCAAAAGCAGCAGTATCAAAAGCAGCTGCATCCAAAGCTGCAAAAGGAAAGAAAACACCAGCAGCGAAAAAGGGTCGCAAAGCAAAGGTAGAGCCAGAGGATGAACCTCCAGCAATAGCAGAAACTAAACCAGCACCAAAACGATCGCCTCGTACAAAAGCTGCAGCATCCAAAAAGGGCCCAGGTGGCAGGAAAAAGCCAAAggcaaagaaaaagaaaaaggaacCCGAGGTGGCTGAGGATCTGGATGAAACTGATGAATATCGagaggatgatgatgaagaagaagaaaaggaGAAAACCAGTTTTGATCTATCATATAAAGATAATAGTAAAGAGGTCGAGGACATTGGAAGGGAAGAAGACTTGGGAGATCCAGCTTTTGTTGATGTAATTAAATATGTGGAGGAACATAGCATGTTGTCAGAATCCGATAAACAAGAACAACCACCACCAAAGGAAGCTGATGAGGAATCCCTTCCAGCAGTTGAGGAATCGGATGAAAAACCAGAGGAGGATGTGGAAGAAAATGCTTTGGATGTGACAGCTACAGAGAAATCATCAAAAGAGGAAGAGGAGATAGTTACTGAGACGGTAACAGATCCAGCTGTTGCTGTTACAGAGCCTCTGTCTGATATACAGAGTAAGGTGGATGAGGAAAGTGACAGAATGAGTAGTGGTATAGACACAGACTTTGAGGAGGAACTCAAGCCTCCTCCAGCCCCTCGACCTCCCCCTGTGGTAGATAGTGATGAAGCAGATATCGAATCGGGTCCAGAGGACATTGACACTCCAGGAAGAGACTTTGAGTCCACACCGCCAAAGTCTGTAGCAAACAGTGAGAACATCCACAGTGTGCAGAGTCATTCAGGTGGAGAGCCACGTCTCGAAAGCGATTTCGGCGATAATATTTCACAGCCGTTATCACAGCCCTACAGACGCTCAGAGTCACAGCCTGACAGCGGATCAGAGGTCAAGCGAGATTGTGATCCTCTTAATGCTTTGACAGTCGGCATATCCAAGACTGAGCCTGATGATCTGTCTAAACAGGCACCACTGGCAGATGGTGTAGCCCCGTCAGTTGTCGCGGCTCCTACCACTGGAGACTTTGGAGGCTCACAATCCGAGTCTACGATGCCAGAAGTGGACAAAGAATATCTTGGTCAGTACCTACAACAATTTGACTCCACAACACGGTCAGAGGATGAAGTGTCTCGTCTAGATAGGTTAGACACAACCGCTGATAGAGCCATAGACATTCCCCCTACTCCCCAGGATAAAGACTTACCTCCCCTTAACCTTAGTGCTACAGCACCTCCCCTTAATCTGACAACAACTCCAGAGATTCCCTCAGAGGAGATCCCATCTCAACCTGTTCAGGGAACGGACATGTCCAACAAGCGGATGGAGATTCTGGAGTGTGATAGGCAGCATGAGAACCATTACCAACCTAGTCGCAGTGTGAGCCCACTACGTCCATCAGAGAGAATCCCAGACAATGTGTATGATAGTTTGAGTGCAATCACCTCATACATCCCGACCCAAACTCCCACCCCTTCCACCCGGGAAACCCCCGTTATTAGACAGACGGAGAATATCTTCCCGCCTGTGACTGCCAGTACATCCACCACTTCCACCTCCTCATCCTTCATGCGCTTCACAGAGAACGATGCTCTGCTGCAGCGACAGAGGATGACTACTCCTTTCCTTGCCCAAAGTGATCCAAATGCATTACAGAACCTTCATCGCATGGCTGACTCTGCCCTTGCGTCACATTCAAACTCAGCCTCATCATTGCTACGGCGCCCTACAACAGTGCCTCCGCGTGAGGACATGTTCCCTGGCCCGACAGCACAAACAATGGCACGGAATCCTTTTAACTCATGGGCTGGTGTTGCGGGTCAGGAAGTACGGCCTGCTCACTGGTCCCAGACACCCTATCTTCAGCGGGACCGCCCCGCAAACTCCACATCCTCTCCACTTTTCTCCAAGGATAACTACCTCATGTTTGACCACTCTCGACGAAGCGTTGCGGAAAGAAACATGTTTCCAGGATTAACTCAATCTACGACTCGTCCAGAGATACCACATGAAACGTTTCCCATGGAGAGATTTGATTTCGGTTATTTCGGTAGTCATGGTTATCCCACTGCACCTTCTCTTCAAGAATACACTCGTACACAGTGTGGCACAACCCAAAAGACATTAGAGGAGCAGTATCGTCGAACCGCCTCAGGTATTACAGATTTCCCGCGTGCGTTCCCTCAAACATCAACGTCGGAAATGTTCAGTAGTATTAACATGAACACATCATTTAACTtggacaagtacatgtacaatcgTGAGCCCATTTATCACCCGCAACACATGGGGGACAGTACTAACAGTCCGTTCCTACCCCATGGTGTGGCTCCACAGCATACCATGTTTGACCGTGACTATCCGCCACGAGGATTTTACCAGAACAGTCCCTATAGTTTTGTGAATTCGATGAACGATAAGCAATATGCTGCTGCTGCAGCTGCCTCCGCAAAACTAACGCATCCTACAGGGTCAGGGGTCACACAAGAACGGGACTTTGTGCCTCGTCCCAATACTGGGGCTGCAGCGGCCCCAGACAATCAGATTCAGGACCCTTACAGGAACCCATTGTTGTATAATATGATGAATCGCTACACTTTCGAGTGA
- the LOC138336079 gene encoding uncharacterized protein, with amino-acid sequence MATKGQGQSSSPQRTKGQTTCPHHQGKELTLFCITCADLICARCVTSVHQSHTIDELGNIVPEKREELQAYINTTGNIQLLQLKKDIATAEEELKRNASRFKDLATQAKEQGERLKTEVDILVQTYVAQCKQIEDKNAKLITTYKKELQTRHDVLNKQLQDQKKMMQKASDIQIYDADVDVFSNNPLPPSPNLHVSNFLPNKSPRNFLEQALGSLETIGTSNNEPEIPPQIKVPKKQKTKHPLGRFSKSQPSVHKLPSVSEHGRSSGLSFVKKPLKLQEEDTIEVETPRMYRLHGEPTVVTEFHSPCKVSAIFCTSDDEAWVCFEDQKTLTLLDQSGVKRREVKYQVRLSDVALSPTTNNLWACSTADKSIIEWPPTGLPVIKFQTELAPRCMCLSQHLGFVVLGMSKEVAIFSGNGRMISSSRTVMTGTGVSSPKRISECPITSNLAIVDQDRIADGGQNKRHVVIIDSKLRKLHHFRGDIGNDVITRPFNPSDVAYDSKGNVAIGDNTNKSILLLSGKADFIAILDVDKWHTVAVGLHAGTVWGVHRLNSAYDVKILQYATTHDGEEAEEDNPDNGTAKPA; translated from the coding sequence ATGGCAACCAAAGGGCAAGGCCAGTCATCGTCCCCACAGAGGACAAAAGGTCAAACAACATGCCCACACCATCAAGGAAAGGAATTGACACTATTCTGTATCACGTGCGCGGACTTGATATGCGCGCGTTGCGTCACATCCGTTCATCAGAGCCACACTATTGATGAATTAGGTAATATTGTCCCTGAAAAGCGAGAAGAACTGCAAGCATACATCAACACAACTGGGAACATACAACTTCTCCAGTTGAAAAAGGACATAGCAACTGCGGAAGAGGAACTCAAAAGGAACGCCAGTCGCTTCAAGGATCTGGCCACACAAGCCAAAGAGCAGGGCGAAAGACTCAAGACAGAGGTTGATATCCTTGTACAAACATATGTTGCTCAGTGTAAACAGATCGAGGACAAGAATGCCAAACTGATCACGACGTATAAAAAAGAGTTGCAGACGAGACATGATGTTCTCAATAAACAGCTGCAAGACCAAAAGAAGATGATGCAGAAAGCGTCTGATATACAGATATATGATGCAGACGTGGATGTCTTCTCAAACAACCCTCTACCTCCAAGTCCAAACTTGCATGTTAGCAACTTTTTGCCGAATAAATCTCCAAGGAATTTTCTGGAACAAGCTCTTGGATCTCTCGAAACGATTGGCACCAGTAATAATGAACCAGAAATTCCACCCCAAATAAAGGTTCCAAAGAAACAGAAGACAAAACACCCGCTTGGACGATTTTCAAAAAGTCAGCCGTCTGTACACAAACTCCCATCAGTTTCCGAACACGGTCGTTCAAGTGGTCTGTCCTTCGTGAAGAAGCCGTTGAAACTACAAGAAGAAGATACCATCGAAGTTGAAACCCCTCGAATGTACCGTCTACACGGCGAACCAACGGTCGTGACCGAGTTCCACTCGCCCTGTAAGGTAAGCGCCATCTTTTGTACATCGGATGACGAGGCATGGGTGTGTTTCGAGGACCAGAAGACTCTGACTCTACTAGACCAGTCAGGCGTCAAGAGGAGGGAAGTCAAGTACCAGGTTCGTCTCAGTGATGTGGCATTATCGCCCACCACCAACAATCTGTGGGCATGTTCTACTGCAGATAAAAGTATCATCGAGTGGCCACCAACGGGTTTACCAGTCATCAAATTCCAAACAGAGTTGGCTCCAAGATGCATGTGTCTCTCACAGCATCTCGGCTTTGTCGTGCTGGGAATGTCCAAGGAGGTGGCCATTTTTTCCGGCAACGGTCGGATGATCAGTTCTTCCAGGACCGTCATGACAGGAACGGGCGTTTCATCGCCCAAGAGGATCTCGGAGTGTCCGATCACAAGTAACCTTGCCATCGTTGACCAGGATCGGATCGCGGACGGTGGGCAGAACAAACGTCACGTCGTGATAATCGATAGCAAGCTAAGGAAACTACATCACTTCCGGGGCGACATCGGCAATGACGTCATTACTCGGCCTTTCAATCCGTCCGACGTTGCGTACGATAGTAAAGGTAACGTCGCGATCGGTGACAACACAAACAAGTCTATTCTACTCCTCAGCGGAAAGGCAGATTTCATCGCCATTTTGGATGTGGACAAATGGCACACGGTGGCAGTGGGCTTGCACGCAGGGACGGTATGGGGTGTACACCGCTTGAACAGTGCGTATGACGTTAAAATACTCCAATATGCCACTACGCATGACGGCGAGGAAGCTGAAGAAGACAATCCAGACAATGGCACAGCAAAGCCCGCCTAA